In Bactrocera oleae isolate idBacOlea1 chromosome 3, idBacOlea1, whole genome shotgun sequence, a genomic segment contains:
- the LOC106621414 gene encoding uncharacterized protein, producing MTNNEKHNEDEFTFPVWLNEAFFENVLKNVETETVQVIRLELKPGTLKNDNYASVLIRAKVNYRLQSQPTQEKVSSLILKIEAFQEGNRKELMGKYSLFDTEITMYTKALPMIEKVLRQYGDETLLGPKLIAASTTTPSYVVFEDLALQGYTTIGYRYPNLEEIKITMLKLAKLHAVSYKLCKEEEGNIISTLDKGSMNSVDPHNFPALKYGIGFIKEVLSKHDDLKQYVPHIASVEHLLCQKTIDTFNEASSGKRDGIFVLNHGDFHLKNIMIKQKDDKLTDVMLLDYQISIYGSLAIDLHYAFTMMFSPELRRHHFDELLYFYITNFQDTLRKTEYKGHIPTNIEIRLELAKHRYWGLYLLLCFLLCNYTFVNENLDIGEVVENPEIQRKELENPKLLDELRELLPRFLYNGYFEI from the exons atgaCAAATAACGAAAAGCACAACGAAGATGAGTTCACTTTCCCGGTGTGGTTGAACGAGGCATTTTTCGAAAATGTTCTGAAAAACGTCGAAACTGAAACCGTGCAG GTCATCCGTTTAGAGCTGAAACCAGGCACATTGAAAAATGATAACTACGCAAGCGTTTTAATTCGAGCCAAAGTCAACTACAGATTACAGTCGCAGCCAACACAAGAGAAGGTTTCATCGTTAATATTAAAAATCGAAGCATTCCAGGAAGGAAACAGGAAAGAATTGATGGGAAAATATAGTTTATTCGATACGGAAATAACCATGTATACTAAGGCGCTGCCGATGATTGAAAAGGTACTGCGACAATATGGCGACGAAACCCTTTTGGGACCAAA GCTCATCGCTGCCAGCACCACCACACCGTCGTATGTGGTTTTTGAAGATTTAGCACTCCAAGGATACACCACAATAGGGTACCGCTATCCTAATTTGgaggaaataaaaattacaatgcTTAAACTAGCAAAATTACATGCGGTCAGCTACAAATTGTGCAAAGAGGAG GAAGGCAATATCATAAGTACCTTAGACAAAGGTTCAATGAATTCTGTCGACCCCCATAACTTTCCAGCTCTTAAATATGGGATTGGATTTATTAAGGAGGTTCTAAGCAAACACGATGATTTGAAACAATACGTGCCACACATTGCATCCGTCGAACATTTACTATGCCAAAAGACGATCGATACGTTCAACGAAGCCAGCAGTGGTAAACGTGATGGCATTTTTGTGCTTAACCATGGTGactttcatttaaaaaacataatgaTAAAACAAAAGGACGATAAACTGACAGACGTTATGCTG CTTGATTATCAGATAAGCATATACGGATCGCTGGCGATTGATCTTCACTATGCGTTCACAATGATGTTTAGCCCCGAATTACGACGTCACCACTTTGATGAGCTACTCTATTTCTATATCACGAATTTTCAGGACACACTGCGCAAAACGGAATACAAAGGTCATATTCCtacaaatattgaaattcgCCTGGAATTGGCAAAACATAGATATTGGG GGCTTTATTTACTCCTTTGCTTCCTATTATGCAACTATACATTTGTCAATGAGAATTTAGACATTGGCGAGGTGGTCGAAAATCCGGAGATACAAAGAAAAGAATTGGAGAATCCAAAATTGCTGGATGAGTTACGGGAGCTATTACCGAGATTTCTATATAACGgctattttgaaatataa